In one window of Tripterygium wilfordii isolate XIE 37 chromosome 1, ASM1340144v1, whole genome shotgun sequence DNA:
- the LOC119998661 gene encoding probable protein phosphatase 2C 42 isoform X2, whose amino-acid sequence MTAETQGVVTAETIQRAFLATEEGFTSLVTELWSTRPHIATVGSCCLVGVIYQQTLFVANLGDSRVVLGKKVGNTGEIAAFQLSTEHNANEAAVRRELKELHPNDTQIVVLKHGVWRVKGIIQVSRSIGDVYMKSSQYNREPINAKFRLPEPMNMPILSAQPTILSHRLHANDSFLIFASDGLWEHLSNEKAVDIVHSHPHAGSAKRLVKAALHEAARKREMRYSDLRKIDKKVRRHFHDDITVIVLFLNHDLISRGMVQDPPVSIRSALEH is encoded by the exons ATGACGGCAGAGACACAGGGAGTTGTGACTGCTGAAACCATTCAAAGAGCATTTCTTGCAACAGAGGAAGGGTTTACTAGTCTCGTGACAGAGCTATGGAGCACGCGACCCCACATAGCAACTGTTGGGTCCTGCTGTCTAGTCGGTGTGATTTATCAACAGACACTCTTTGTGGCAAACCTTGGAGATTCACGCGTTGTGTTGGGCAAGAAAGTTGGCAACACGGGAGAGATTGCTGCTTTTCAGTTATCTACTGAGCACAATGCAAATGAGGCAGCAGTCAGGAGGGAACTTAAGGAACTACACCCTAATGATACCCAAATAGTTGTCCTCAAGCATGGAGTTTGGAGAGTGAAGGGGATTATCCAG GTTTCTAGATCCATAGGGGACGTCTATATGAAAAGTTCACAGTATAACCGGGAACCAATTAATGCAAAATTCAGACTCCCTGAACCAATGAACATGCCTATCTTGAGTGCCCAGCCAACTATCCTTTCTCATCGACTCCATGCAAATGATTCTTTCCTTATATTCGCATCTGATGGTCTATGGGAgcacttgagcaatgaaaaagctGTGGATATAGTTCACAGCCATCCGCATGCG GGAAGTGCCAAAAGGCTTGTCAAGGCTGCCCTTCATGAAGCAGCTAGGAAGAGAGAGATGCGGTATTCAGATCTAAGAAAGATTGACAAGAAAGTCCGACGCCATTTCCATGATGACATAactgttattgttttatttttgaatcATGATCTCATATCCAGAGGCATGGTGCAAGACCCTCCTGTCTCCATTCGAAGTGCTCTGGAACACTAA
- the LOC119998667 gene encoding uncharacterized protein LOC119998667 yields the protein MNIIITPTVSFKTVCGVGQFVHARFACLQEETVDEFEESCIDPLTISPCQMNLDRTQFLLRSYLRVCLQKIEKYMFHILKTDNLRDWISEQKQ from the exons ATGAACATAATCATTACCCCCACAGTGTCTTTCAAGACTGTATGTGGTGTTGGACAGTTTGTTCATGCAAGGTTTGCATGTTTACAGGAAGAAACTGTGGATGAATTTGAAGAAAGTTGTATCGATCCCCTTACTATATCACCCTGCCAAATGAATTTGGATAGAACTCAGTTCTTATTGAGATCTTATCTTCGTGTTTGTCTTCAAAA GATTGAAAAATACATGTTTCACATTTTGAAAACTGATAATTTGCGGGATTGGATTTCCGAACAAAAACAATAG
- the LOC119998661 gene encoding probable protein phosphatase 2C 42 isoform X1: MLQALMNLLSLCSRPFGYGLGNKSQSIVGHGGDREGKEGLLWYRDTGKYGCGDFSMAVVQANQVLEDQSQIESGPFGTFVGVYDGHGGPDAARYVCDHLFRNFQAMTAETQGVVTAETIQRAFLATEEGFTSLVTELWSTRPHIATVGSCCLVGVIYQQTLFVANLGDSRVVLGKKVGNTGEIAAFQLSTEHNANEAAVRRELKELHPNDTQIVVLKHGVWRVKGIIQVSRSIGDVYMKSSQYNREPINAKFRLPEPMNMPILSAQPTILSHRLHANDSFLIFASDGLWEHLSNEKAVDIVHSHPHAGSAKRLVKAALHEAARKREMRYSDLRKIDKKVRRHFHDDITVIVLFLNHDLISRGMVQDPPVSIRSALEH; the protein is encoded by the exons ATGCTTCAGGCATTGATGAATCTGCTCTCACTGTGTTCGAGGCCGTTTGGGTATGGTCTGGGTAACAAGTCTCAGTCAATCGTCGGCCATGGTGGCGACAGAGAAGGCAAAGAAGGATTGCTTTGGTATCGCGATACTGGGAAATATGGATGCGGGGATTTCTCCATGGCAGTCGTGCAGGCGAACCAGGTGCTGGAGGACCAATCCCAGATCGAGTCCGGACCATTTGGCACTTTTGTAGGCGTCTATGATGGGCATGGCGGCCCCGACGCAGCTCGCTATGTCTGTGATCACTTGTTTAGGAACTTTCAAG CAATGACGGCAGAGACACAGGGAGTTGTGACTGCTGAAACCATTCAAAGAGCATTTCTTGCAACAGAGGAAGGGTTTACTAGTCTCGTGACAGAGCTATGGAGCACGCGACCCCACATAGCAACTGTTGGGTCCTGCTGTCTAGTCGGTGTGATTTATCAACAGACACTCTTTGTGGCAAACCTTGGAGATTCACGCGTTGTGTTGGGCAAGAAAGTTGGCAACACGGGAGAGATTGCTGCTTTTCAGTTATCTACTGAGCACAATGCAAATGAGGCAGCAGTCAGGAGGGAACTTAAGGAACTACACCCTAATGATACCCAAATAGTTGTCCTCAAGCATGGAGTTTGGAGAGTGAAGGGGATTATCCAG GTTTCTAGATCCATAGGGGACGTCTATATGAAAAGTTCACAGTATAACCGGGAACCAATTAATGCAAAATTCAGACTCCCTGAACCAATGAACATGCCTATCTTGAGTGCCCAGCCAACTATCCTTTCTCATCGACTCCATGCAAATGATTCTTTCCTTATATTCGCATCTGATGGTCTATGGGAgcacttgagcaatgaaaaagctGTGGATATAGTTCACAGCCATCCGCATGCG GGAAGTGCCAAAAGGCTTGTCAAGGCTGCCCTTCATGAAGCAGCTAGGAAGAGAGAGATGCGGTATTCAGATCTAAGAAAGATTGACAAGAAAGTCCGACGCCATTTCCATGATGACATAactgttattgttttatttttgaatcATGATCTCATATCCAGAGGCATGGTGCAAGACCCTCCTGTCTCCATTCGAAGTGCTCTGGAACACTAA